From Quercus lobata isolate SW786 chromosome 11, ValleyOak3.0 Primary Assembly, whole genome shotgun sequence:
ttttgctacaatgatgcataaataatgataatactttaatatatttttaataaacaattattttacATTGATTAGTGATTGCAACGATGGGGTacattcaatttttgttgtgttccaCAACATGAAGGATGCCTATTTACTCGTTGTGGGTACCTTCGTGTTTGCACAGGACTTCTCCCTATGAGGACTTCTCCCTATGTACCCCGACTGTGTTCTAATATCAACCTCTGTTTGATAATTACCACATTCGTCATTTTCATTATCAGAAGACACCTCCATATGTTGGCTATATTCTGCATCTTCCCTACTATCCTCATTTGAAGCATCTTCCTCAAAGTCTGTTACGAAGGCCTTTTCCTCAAAGTTTGGAGCACATGCCCTTGTATTTTGTGGCGTGCAAAAATCACCAACATGAGGGGATGGTTGAGAAGGTTGTGTTGTGCAGAAATCATAGTTGAACTAACTATCTTGGCCATAATTGCATTGCCCAACATAAGATGGAGGTGGCGAGAGGTGATAAGAGGGAGGTGTTGAATTAGGTTGGGGATAATAATCATAGCTAAACAAACCCTCAAATCCTTGTCCTATAGAAGTGGATGACCCAATTTGTTGATATAAATTTATGCAATACTCGTCGACATTAATTGGATTATACTCACTGAAGGTGGTTGGCTCATTACCAGCAAATGTTGATAGCTTAGCTTGGGTAGAGCTGTACAATTTGTGTTGTGCGGAGGTGGACCAGTCCGGCATCATTATTTCTGCACTGTCCACGTTGTGCAGAGATGGACGAGCGGGTTTCAGTATAGGTTTGCGGTTGTCTTCCTTGGTGCCTTTGTCGTTGCTCGAAAGTTATTACCCTCTCAATAGGGACGGAGGAAATATTTACTTTCATTGATAACTTCAATCGAGTAAAGCCCTCTACTATTGGTGGAAGGACTTGTTGTGCTGTGAGATCATTCTTCTGTTGGTTTGCAATAGCTAAATTTAACATATTATTGACCTCAGTTTGCTGCcgcaaaaaaaggaaaataacatttattagtGCAGTATTATTGAAAAAgcgaaaataataatttgtagtttcttaaattttttttgtttacagcgtgcacgttaatcatttttttttcttccgtaTTATAAGAATAtatgtactttctttacttttttggtttactgtatacacatcaataatttttttcttccatattgTAAAAATCTAcatactttctttgctttttttgtcttatagtgtgcacatcaatcattttttcttttctattgtaaaaatctatatactttctttgttttttttttttttttgtttacagcatgcacatcagtcatttttttcttttataagaatctatgtatttttttttgtttttgtttacaacGTGCACTTTAGAATAAGAATCAATGTACCAGAGAGTGTACTTGAATCCATCCTTATCTATTTCTAAAGGAAGATGACAAACCAAACtaattcaatcaaaaaaatattgaaagaataatatgcgtatttttttttatctctttcctcTATTTCGGAAGTgggaacaatttttttctcctatttcgacaataccattgccacaaatccatttcaccttctatttttttaaaaaaaaattataggtacacataatttttacaatatttttacaataaattttaagtggaagTTGTTATCGTTAAATTAAAAATGTAATCTCagtaataaattcaaatttaaattaataataactaattacctgtgacaaatttgaactaataataaccaATTACCTGTGACATTGTCAcaattccattccattattCCCCTTCGCATtttcggcaatgacattgccataattatccaaaaaaaaatttcagtgaTAAATAATTAGTATAAATAAgctaaattgtaaaaataaattgtctTTACCAGACAATGTCAAAAGCAACCTTATTATCCAGATCTTGGTACCAAAACGTAATTGAAGATAAAATCATAGAGTCAAAAAATATgaagacgaaaaaaaaaaaaaacgaataaTAAAGACTAGAGTCTAAGACGTGAAGTGAAGGTAATTTTAAACTGGAAAATTACCTTCTTTCCAAATCCTTCCATTCCAAAATAAACGTGTTTTCTTTCAACTTCCACCAAATATAACACCTTGGCTTAGGAGTAAACATTCTTTATTCCACCCCCTCCCAAACTTGAAACACCAGTCTTTGCTCTTTATTGCTCAAtccttcaaaaaataaaagtttaaggAAGCACTAATTAGCTAAATATTAAGTACAATATGAAACTCCAATAATCAAAACCTTTATAActaaaatattaatacaaatttAACATGATTTTTGTTGACGAAAAACAAGTTTAAAAATTTCGTAAACTTTTGAAGAAAGAGCAAGGAACTTTCTTATGCAGAATATAAAGGGAAAgcatcaaaaattaataaaaatttgggtTAAACAATAATACACATGCTTAATCCCAAAAACAAACCGAATAATAGATTCTATCTAAACAAACACTAAATATAGATCCGACAAAAATTGAAGCTTTTGGGTGGTACAAATTCTAGTGCATCATGGtgatgaaaacaacaaaaacataaagaaacgGCCCACAGATGAGTAACTTTTCGAGCGTTGAAAAGGCTTTACCTTTCTTTATATTGCACAATCGAGCCTCACACATATGAAGGCTCTTCCTTCTCTTTGAGGTTATTGGGGTGTGGAAGATGAGAAAGTGTTAAAAGGAGTATATAAAGAGAGTCAAGGGTCCGTGATAgagtttattttgctaaaaactgatataacatagtaaaataatttttaaatgaataaataatctcataagattttttttttttttttgaataaaaattctaGTGCATTATGACGATGaaatcaacaaaaacataaagaaacgGCCCACAGATGAGTACCTTTTCGAGCGTTGAAAAGGCTTTACCTTCCTTCATATTGCACAATCGAGTTCGAGCCTCACACATATGAAGCCTCTTCTTCTCTTTGAGGTTATTGGGGTGTGGAAGATGAGAAAGTGTTGAGGAGTATATAAAGAGAGGTGAGAGTCTGTTTTGATGCGGTTTATTTTCATTGAAAACTATAATCTGGAaatttcattacaaaataatttttatacggtgcataaaaaaataaaaacaaaaaaagagacgCCTTTTATCCGGAGCCAAACATTTACACAGGCGTGAGAGGTCTCATCGGTGAATaggtgaaaactgaaaagcacTGAAGATGATTAAAGAGGCTGTGTAGTGAATGATGAGAGCTTACAAGATTCGCACGGACAGAAACAGGTTATTGGGGTGTGGATCATGAGAAAGTGTTGAGTATATTTGATgcagtttatttttattaaaaattaaaaattaaaaatattattataaaataatttttaaataaataaatagtattataagatttatttttaataatttttgaaataaagtaatTGTAAATCTTATAAACAGTGTGTAAATAATGTATAATGTCTCTTATACtgtgcataaaaaaataaaagtaaataaaaacaaaaaaagaaacgcCTTTTATCCGGATCCAAACATTTACTCAGGCGTGAGAGGTTTCATCAGTGAATaggtgaaaactgaaaagcacTGAAGATGATTAAAGAGGCTGTGAAGTGAATGATGAGAGTCTACAAGATTCGCACGGACTGAAACAAATGAGCGGGAGAACACGTTACAATATACGGTATAGGCTCTAGGGGGCTGTGTAAATGATGTTTCTTGTGTGCATCCTGGAGCTATTATTTCGTGAAGGATACCCTCTGCATGGAGTTATCAAGAGGGTTTAGTGGAAACCAACTGGCAAAATTTGGCTTTGAGAGGATAGGTGATTTGATGTTTTCCtgtatatgtctttattttggaTGTCAGGCTAGTCTTGGTAGTCCTGAATCATCTCAAGACCATTTCtttactcttttacctttctcattattataatataaattctacccattcagtaaaaaaaaagtattttaatttcttattactttaattttatgaaaaatccagctttttttttttttttctttacttagaGAGAAAAGATATATTGGGTTTGAAACTCTGATTCGAGTCATTCGACCTATATAAGAGgagataaataaattataaatctcATGCCGGTTCAAGATTATTAagatatttaaattaatcaaattttcatataaaaaaatttaaataaatcgaggtaaaaaaaaatgaaattttataattttcctctaccaattttcaaaactagaagttattatataatttatatctatatctatattataGTGCGGTTTGGATCTGCGTTTGCGTTTGTGTACTTGCACGTTttgcattttctctctcttcttttttttttcagtgctTATGAACAGTAACTGGCACTGTTCATGCACGTGATTACATTGTATGGGAGACAAAGTTACTATTTACGCACTATTCACGCATTATTCATAGGACCCACCGCCACTTTAatcagaaaaaatattaaaaatgggtctcacggtactattcacacatttaaaaattattttgttacaatattcttaatttttagttttcagcaaaataagttgtatctaaacggaccctatatataaaagaattctCCTCTTTTAACTATACTTTTATATGGTTCAAAAATATCTTCATTAATGAAGAGTAACTTTATTTAGAAATAAGGTCATAAaagtcaaataacaaatttcattttgaattcaaaaatagaattcctaaaattttttatttttttccttcacgcTCAAAAAGAAATTATGGCTTATCTTTacagtttatcatttttatttgtttgaaatatataaatatatatatatatatttttaaattataataaatgcaaattattaacctttatccaaaaaaatataaaaacctcTTGTAAAATGTACTCCCGCCTAAATCGAGGGTTTTCCATGAAGTcgtcacttatttaatttaaaatgaaaaataagaaaatcttcaataaaaaatacttctgttatattaatgtatatgacaatttacatcaaattttgtaacaaaaatttacaatgtttttttgtcctagatacaatctaaaaaaagtaaattacattactttacttcctagttacattctaaaaaatgtaaaattacatatacaagagtgtaaggttgaatttattcaaccatcttattggctttattccgtgccaaatttgcttgtaattcagcatttagtaaccctgtatttaggtgggtttgatgtaagggtagtgagtgagatagagtgaagtttgctcaagagtgtgcaagaaaacagagtgtcgcggctgggactcgcgggtgactcgcggctgcaagccgccagaagctgcacacgtgccaagcatgctggaagatgaacagtcatgctagctggagcactacaggacaactggccatacggttatctcgcgactggatctcgcgacttagtcaagccgcgaggtcaagccgcgagccacccctgttttgtaaaaacctgacgtttcacattcctctccactccagtataaatacccctattacccacgattgaaagagagctttcagagagaattttgagagagaaaccctagagaaaaactagattgattcacacacaatctataccttagagactcttcaaattcctcaactctcttcctctccattgtcaaatccttgagagacattATACTAAACCAgattctcaccatcatcatctttgtgagtctgctgtttggatttctgggaagcagttaggaaggaaccaatcttcattggttgatgctacggtctagtagcggaatccgggaagctagaaaagaaaaaggttcggcgcaacctcgttggagcaaaaagcttggagggcttaggtgcactgggtagattaggcttggagggtctattgctgtccttgtatcccaactatattttctagtggattgattaccgcttggagggcggcggagaggtttttcgccgagggcttcggtttcctcttcgataacacatcgcgtgttgtctttgtgtttgcatcttccttcctctctatctttgcctttatattTATCTGCtttggatattaatctgttatggcttagatagtatttaatcaatttcgtttgatagcatatgttaagtttccgcacactagttgtttgacatattgcttgaattgattaagttgttatttgggggtctaaacgttcaaacgtgtttttgtacacgtttttgaactttcaaagagCATAgtctagaacccttgatcttgattcggaggctaatttactagatgggaagggattaagcacccatctcgCCTGGTAAAACCGGTCTCCTAAGTTAAGGTTGCCAAtatcatgtcatgtcaaacaatATGTCATATAATCATATTAATTTGCAGGAattgtaaacaaatatgtgttAGGGGAAATAGATATAAAAAGAAACGAAAAGTGAAACTTGTTAGATAACAATTTTAATGTAAAGAAAGTATTAaggtaatggcatgttcatccaagaaaTCAATGTAAACAAAgaattcctagcctagacatgttcatctaagcatgtgaagaaaaaacaaagttgtcatgttatttgtcatcaacataattgcaaagaggaacaaataaaaataaaacatttgagcatatttgatcatccaagcaattatgAAAAGAAGTAAAGGAAATCCctagacatgtttatctagagaaaattaaaatactttgacatgtttgttcaagcatttaaaaaaagtaaaacaactacctagacatgttcatctaagtattGAAGAGAAAGTCGTGTTTTAGCCTAGAAGTACTTATCTAAGCATTCAGGAGAAAATTGTGTATTAGcctagaagtgttcatctaagcatgtaaaaTGAATATCAATGAGACAtataggcatgttcatccaagcatatcatgaaagaaacaaataacaACTTGTTAAGCATTTATTCAAGCATGTGTAGAAAGTTAAGAACATAATTAACTACTTACCAACATAGAGCATAAATTAAAAAGGGGAAGTGATCACTTAAAGGGCTAGGGAGAAAGCACGGAAGTActaaactacaaccaaagtaagaacaatggttgcacaacagtttttcttttttgatttctCACTAGCTCTTTAGAGGGAATAAGGGTCCAGATAATGAAAAAGGTCTTCTCTATGTATAGGGGAAGAgatggcttagctttaaagctaagttatTAGCTTTCTTTTGAAGATAAGGGAGGAGATAACCTGTTTAAATGAGCTAGAACGGATTTGGTGTTGATttccatttgaattttgaaaggaAGTTGATGATGATGCTGCACCTGCTTTGTATTTTGGCTCTAAATTTCTGCTCAgaattccaattgattcaagattgatgttttttgaaaggaaattcaattatctacaacctttcagaaatagagaaaaccaaatttcaacgttttccaagccaaaaatgcatttcaaattgctgctgaaaataataatctttttcgagcattttttgaatttttcatggatCATATCCTTTTCTAtctccaaattttttcaaaagagcaaataagatgccataaaggaaaacattttttattatttcttataaaatgaaatccaatcaaaaatcacacttaattaattttaaattaattcttgtgagaaccaatcaaaattaagtgtttaaaaTAGAACGTGATCAGGCCCATTGTGCAGGTGAGccatgatcattgaaaattgtttgtatgataacttttgatcaaGTGGTccaatcaaaacccatgacataCCATTAGAATCGTTAGAgtatcaagatttgttttgtataaaaaaaaaatctaaagatcTACCGGTTGGTTAAACGCAAGTTGTAAAATTGGGTGTCTACACCTCTACGCACGCACGTAAGTAATACAATAATAGAGTGTAGCAtcacccatatatatatatatatatatatataagcacaCATGTGAGTAATACCATAATAGAGTGTAGCAtcaccattatatatatatatatatatatattagggttGTCCAGGAGAATCGCCGAACCGCTCAACCCGACCAACCCACCCGAGTCCGACCCGCCGCAACTCGATTCGATGACTCCGGCGGTCGAACACGGGTTCCAAACTATCAAACACGACCCCAGCGGGTCCATTGTCAATTTTGCATTTCAAAACCCGTGAAGCCTAACCTAAACCGATACCTTTAACGTTTCCGGCGAAATATTAAGCATCCCAGACCAAATATCCGATACCTTTAATGTTTCCGACGAAATATTAAGCATCCTAGACCAAATCCGACAAGATCTCGCTGTTATCCGACGAAATCTAAGCCAGATCTCGACGGATCCGACTAGATCTCACCGGATCCGGCCAAAAATCGTTCCAAGCGATAAACCCGATACCTGAACCGATACAACCCAAAACCAACAAGACCCAAACTGGAAAATCCAACAAGATCATCTGAGTCGGTTTCGGGCCACATTTTCCTCCACTCGAATAATTCGGGTCGATTCCAGGTTAGGCACAAACTTGACCTGGCCCGACCTGTGGACACCCCTAATATATTTGTGAGTGCCCAAGGACCGAGGATGAAGTTAAAGAGTTGCAGCATTGGTGTGGGAATGCCACGGGTCACGAGCCTGAGGAAGAAAACTGCCTGAGGAAAGGAAGTAATGAGTCAATATCCTCTATAGTATTCTAAGTGGGAGCTAGaatttgaagagaaagaaagtcAGTGGACATTAGGGAAGCTTCCAGTCTGGGACAGCCTGTTGCATCCACATTAAATGGCAAGCAACAGCTTTATCAGCCatattaatgaggaagtgacctgaaCAGTGTAAGTCACAGCTAAACAGATCCCTTCTACCATCTTCTTCAAATGTTAAAAGCAACAAGTGTCATGAAAGTAGAGGGGCTAGGTGAGAATGGATGGCTAAGATATGATAGAGGTATGAGTATATAAGGAAAAGGAGGAGCATTAAAAAAGGGATCGAGGCACAGGTatcaaaaagagagaagcataaaagagaaggaaaaaggagaaaaatgagAGTGAACAGTATAACTATTTGTACAAACTTAGCCTTCTCGAGCGAGCTAGTAGAGGGAgatttatccctttattttatAAGATGAACCTGGTCTTTTCCATCTTGATCCTCGAGCAAAGTCCCCTCTTGTtgttcttttccctttcttacAAATTCTATTGATTTGGGCCAAAGTTTAACTGTGTAACTCATtattctaagtgggcttgggctATTAGATTTTTtggtccttacaatatatatatatatatatatatatagagagagagagagagagagagagagagagagagagagagagagagagagagagtgaattcAAGTTATATTTGATGTAATAATGTTACATCACTTTGTATTTCTTTATTGGAtgcaaattttaataaatccaCCAATGGAATTCAAGTTATATTTGATGTAATAATGTTACATCACTTTGTATTTCTTTATTGGAtgcaaattttaataaatccaCCAATGGATTAGATTCTCTTCTTATACTCtatatgcttgcaaaatttcacaaTGATCCAAAATTGATAACTATGTCATTAAACATATGTTTAAAtcatgagttttttaatttaaaattgtgcataaaatatAGGCTTttagatcaaatagtaaatgaCATCTAATTAGTATAAAACTTGATATGCGTGTtaaaaacatgaagaacatataaTCCGACGgtgtaatttttgaaatattaaaataataaaagttattaggtggtgtaatattgcttagagttacactaggtaTAACTTGAttccaattatattatattatattatgttatatatatatttatatatataatttgtgcTTTTAAGCCAATAAATAATTATCAAGTATATTTTATCCTTTGAAAAATGTGCTGTGGGAGGATGAGAATCCGAGAACAGGGACAAGTAAAGGAAGGCCAATGTCAGAAAAATGGACCCTAGAAAGCACTGACAGCAAATCCTCAGGAAAATATAGACAACTCATCACAAGCACAAGGAGACTACAATACCTGAGGACCCGAAGGATATTGAAGTGTCCTCAGAAGGACCGAGGACTAGTTCTGAAGACCATCGGGCACAAACcgaggaagaggaggaagatTTGTCGTCAAGTAAGAAAGAGAAGAATGTAGATAAAACATCTATCACCTCTgcattcaatactctgaactCACTTAGatgaccgcattaatgaggaactGACCCCTGAATAGTGTCATTACAACTTATAGCCTGGTGTAGAAACCTTCTCTAATGGAACAAGTATCAAGGGAAATGAACCTTAACCCTACAAGTGGAAGGCCAAGATACAACCTAAAAGACTATATAAGGTAAAGAGGCCACTGTgaagagaggagaaaaaagaTCTAAGAAAAGATAGAAATAGAGAATCATCATTGTACTCTTAGAACAAGTGTAATTTGTATCTCGAACCAATTTCGAAGGACATAATATAAGCAACCTGAGGATATTGTTGACCAATTCTCATGTCTCATACTTGTACTTAGCATTTATCCTTTCATTTATAGCTTAGTTCACTCAAATAAGAGTATCAAAGGTTGATTTACATCTCATCTCTATAAATTAAtagtgtgagaaaaaaaaattttgacttatTTTATCCCGCCACATACGCTTTACAACTAATGATTGGATATCTATTAATTGTTAGAAGAGATTGGTTAACAAGACTCTTTATTTAAAGGAAAATGatagttgtaaattttatttttaaaaacttttaatttttacaaaatctttaGTTTACCTTTAGaacattttatcttttttttttttttggttaaaaatattgtaaataaaagtgaa
This genomic window contains:
- the LOC115967813 gene encoding uncharacterized protein LOC115967813: MMPDWSTSAQHKLYSSTQAKLSTFAGNEPTTFSEYNPINVDEYCINLYQQIGSSTSIGQGFEGLFSYDYYPQPNSTPPSYHLSPPPSYVGQCNYGQDSQYNYDFCTPQPFQPPLHVGDFCMPQNTWACAPNFKEEASVTNSEEDVSNEDSGEDAEDNKDMEVSSDNENDDCGNYQIDVDIRI